A single Pseudodesulfovibrio aespoeensis Aspo-2 DNA region contains:
- a CDS encoding efflux RND transporter periplasmic adaptor subunit produces the protein MRLILMLATALFLTATLVVPAHAQTGRPPSPVVTAKVTAGDMVPQSEFIGTVYFTEISDVASEVLGKVVDLKVDDGQRVKQGDVMVVLSATLLEKQIRRARALAQQARAEYEFARLEHERVRTLFKSQSVAEGEFDSKRLTAEGLLNKYEAVQAEMAQLLEELEKKTIRAPFDGVVIDVPVARGEWMSVGSTVAVVARDDHFDVVVNAPGEAYGVVKPGLSVQVRTAGTEMTGEVFAVIPKGDVATRTFPVKIRVSGNSTLAEGMEARVSLPRGLGGATLVVPRDAIIAARGEQVVWAVVDGKAEAFPVYVVGFKGLMAGVKSPKLAEGMDVVIKGNERLMPGQPVAATPQN, from the coding sequence ATGCGTCTCATATTGATGCTCGCAACGGCCCTGTTCCTGACGGCCACTCTTGTTGTTCCGGCGCATGCCCAGACGGGCCGTCCCCCGTCTCCCGTGGTCACGGCCAAGGTGACCGCAGGCGACATGGTCCCCCAGTCCGAGTTCATCGGCACCGTGTATTTCACCGAGATATCCGATGTGGCCAGCGAGGTGCTGGGCAAGGTGGTGGACCTCAAGGTTGATGACGGCCAGCGCGTCAAACAGGGCGATGTCATGGTGGTGCTCTCCGCGACCCTGCTGGAGAAGCAGATTCGCCGCGCCCGCGCCCTGGCCCAGCAGGCCCGCGCCGAGTACGAGTTCGCGCGCCTGGAGCATGAGCGGGTGCGCACCCTGTTCAAGAGCCAGTCCGTGGCCGAGGGCGAGTTCGACTCCAAGCGGCTGACCGCGGAAGGGCTTTTGAACAAGTACGAGGCCGTGCAGGCCGAGATGGCCCAGCTGCTGGAAGAGCTGGAAAAGAAGACCATCCGCGCCCCCTTTGACGGCGTTGTCATCGACGTGCCCGTGGCCCGAGGCGAATGGATGTCCGTGGGCTCCACCGTGGCGGTGGTGGCCCGCGACGACCACTTCGACGTGGTGGTCAACGCGCCCGGCGAGGCCTACGGCGTGGTCAAACCCGGCCTTTCGGTCCAGGTGCGCACCGCAGGGACCGAGATGACCGGCGAGGTCTTTGCCGTCATTCCCAAGGGGGATGTGGCCACCCGCACCTTTCCGGTCAAGATCCGGGTGTCGGGCAACAGCACCCTGGCCGAGGGCATGGAGGCGCGTGTCAGCCTGCCGCGCGGGCTGGGCGGCGCCACCCTGGTGGTCCCCCGCGACGCCATCATTGCGGCGCGTGGCGAACAGGTGGTCTGGGCTGTGGTGGACGGCAAGGCCGAGGCTTTTCCCGTCTACGTGGTGGGCTTCAAGGGGCTGATGGCTGGCGTCAAGTCCCCGAAGCTCGCGGAAGGCATGGACGTGGTCATCAAGGGCAACGAGCGGCTCATGCCGGGACAGCCCGTGGCCGCCACCCCGCAGAACTAG
- a CDS encoding MarR family winged helix-turn-helix transcriptional regulator codes for MSRLLTNSLAARFAAEGIRITVEQWRALLPLYKCDGMSQGRLCEVLSQEKTGVSRLLAALERRGLVRRESGDGDRRVKHLFITDQGRGLVDATIQMALENSRGCCADISPEDLEVCMRVLWKIVEPSFDHACLLRGTE; via the coding sequence GTGTCCCGTTTGCTTACCAACAGTCTGGCGGCCCGGTTCGCGGCAGAGGGCATCCGGATCACCGTGGAGCAGTGGCGTGCGCTGCTCCCCCTGTACAAGTGCGACGGGATGAGCCAGGGCAGGCTGTGCGAGGTGCTCTCGCAGGAGAAGACCGGCGTGAGCCGTCTGCTGGCCGCATTGGAGCGGCGCGGGCTGGTGCGCCGGGAGTCCGGCGACGGCGACCGCAGGGTCAAGCACCTGTTCATCACCGACCAGGGGCGCGGGCTGGTGGACGCGACCATCCAAATGGCCCTTGAGAACAGCCGGGGGTGTTGCGCCGACATTTCGCCCGAGGATTTGGAAGTCTGCATGCGGGTCTTGTGGAAGATCGTCGAGCCGTCGTTCGATCACGCCTGCCTGCTCCGTGGGACGGAGTGA
- a CDS encoding alpha/beta fold hydrolase family protein, which translates to MRPVVFLCLAIVLCPLATAFAADYSYPYSDPYQATVYGTPPDQIYRTQQMVKPKQRSIRIEGRNIPEVFSYSGEMLYSTALQKGEAPLIFIIAGTGAEHDSIKMGFLTQVFHEAGFHVVALSSPTHMNFVISASRFGAPGYVPHDVDDLYRVMGWIKETVEKERAVSGYYVTGYSLGALHAAFLAHKDSVAGEFGFRKALMINPPVSLYHSVKRLDSWLTAENLGEVTVREEIESLIDRFSNYYRDADVTDLDDNFLYEMVTRVNMDGVDLRSLIGVDFRLSSSSMIFASDVCLRAGYLVPPADYPLTTGKPLMPYAEAAFDISFENYMDEFLLPYLKHLDPTMDRYTMMRQCSLYDIRSYLMENDKVVLIGNSDDVILNDNDLAFIKTVFGQRATLYPSGGHCGNMMYGPFVEAMVAMVKP; encoded by the coding sequence ATGCGCCCAGTGGTCTTCTTGTGTCTCGCCATAGTGTTGTGCCCGCTCGCGACAGCGTTTGCGGCGGACTACAGCTATCCCTACAGTGATCCCTATCAGGCCACGGTCTATGGCACGCCCCCGGATCAGATATACCGGACGCAGCAGATGGTGAAGCCCAAGCAGCGGTCCATCCGCATCGAGGGCCGCAACATCCCGGAGGTGTTCTCCTACAGCGGCGAGATGCTCTACAGCACCGCCCTGCAAAAGGGCGAGGCCCCGCTCATCTTCATCATCGCCGGGACCGGCGCGGAGCACGACTCGATCAAGATGGGCTTCCTGACCCAGGTCTTTCATGAAGCAGGCTTTCACGTGGTCGCCCTGTCGTCGCCCACCCACATGAATTTCGTCATCAGCGCCTCGCGCTTCGGCGCGCCGGGCTATGTGCCCCACGATGTGGACGATCTGTACCGGGTGATGGGCTGGATCAAGGAAACGGTCGAGAAGGAGCGCGCGGTGTCCGGGTACTATGTCACCGGATACAGCCTCGGCGCGCTGCACGCCGCCTTTCTCGCCCACAAGGATTCCGTGGCCGGGGAGTTCGGGTTTCGCAAGGCGCTCATGATCAACCCGCCGGTCAGCCTGTACCACTCGGTCAAGCGGCTCGACTCGTGGCTGACAGCCGAGAATCTCGGTGAGGTCACGGTACGCGAGGAGATAGAGAGCCTCATCGACCGCTTCTCGAACTACTACCGTGACGCCGATGTCACCGACCTTGACGACAACTTTCTCTATGAAATGGTCACCCGCGTGAACATGGACGGCGTGGACCTGCGCTCCCTGATTGGGGTCGATTTCCGGCTCTCGTCGTCGTCCATGATCTTTGCCTCGGATGTCTGCCTTCGGGCCGGATATCTCGTGCCGCCCGCCGACTACCCGCTGACCACCGGCAAGCCGCTCATGCCCTATGCCGAGGCCGCCTTTGACATCAGTTTCGAGAACTACATGGACGAGTTCCTGCTGCCTTACCTGAAGCATCTTGATCCGACCATGGACCGCTACACCATGATGCGCCAGTGCAGCCTCTACGACATCCGCTCCTACCTCATGGAGAACGACAAGGTCGTGCTCATCGGCAACAGCGACGATGTCATCCTCAACGACAACGATCTGGCGTTCATCAAGACGGTCTTCGGCCAGCGGGCCACGCTCTACCCTTCAGGCGGGCACTGCGGCAACATGATGTACGGTCCCTTTGTCGAGGCCATGGTCGCGATGGTGAAGCCGTGA
- a CDS encoding late competence development ComFB family protein, producing MADTELTVRGVDLNKIRNRNEKRVAKFMVEILDQYYEDYLFEQLDLEDIYALTLNLLPARYVQRGSIILSDRLSDFVIKSKIREATERVLENPTRSD from the coding sequence ATGGCTGATACCGAACTCACGGTCAGGGGAGTTGATCTGAACAAAATCCGCAACCGCAATGAAAAACGGGTTGCAAAATTCATGGTCGAAATTCTCGACCAGTATTACGAGGACTACCTCTTCGAGCAACTCGACCTGGAAGACATCTACGCCCTGACCCTCAACCTGTTGCCCGCCCGCTACGTCCAGCGCGGCTCCATCATCCTCTCCGACCGACTCTCCGACTTCGTCATCAAAAGCAAAATCCGCGAAGCCACCGAACGCGTCCTCGAAAACCCCACCCGATCGGATTAG
- a CDS encoding efflux RND transporter permease subunit, translating into MDIVKAAIEKPVAVLVGVILIVMFGYISLRTLPYQLSPDVTEPVITVTTTWPGATPYEIERDIIEEQEKVLKGIPGLTEMESSSYNGQAELTLTFEIGVNVDTALLRVSNKLDEVPEYPDNTDRPVVSATGASTSPVIWMVMRTLPGNERDVQTYRTFFEDEVRQYIERVPGVADLFVGGGRDNEMQIILDPVQLAAYNLTIPQLSGILQKENVSISAGNLGVGRRDYRIRTPAEFKTPEDIERIVISSSGQHRVMLSDVAKVRHGNEKHSVAMLHNGVPGMAVGVKPEPGTNVIAMTDSVKTVVDDLNEKILKDNGVTLQWVYDQRPYINGAIDLVQQNIMIGSVLAIVVLFVFLQSFSSTLIVALSIPISIIGSFIIFSAAGRSLNVVSMAGISFAVGMLVDNAIVVLENIDRHRRLGKGAVAAAYDGTREVWGAVVASTLTTVAVFLPVVFMEQEAGQLFKDIAIAVTCAITLSLFVSVLVIPMLARQLYGVAERRALAAGPGGEAAAPRLSRIKRALIPLTKLGGRASDMIINLLDKAITLPRNRIITVAALTAASVFIAWSFFPKMEYLPQGNRNLVISILIPPPGLSYEERLGMGEYVWEQSEPHFMTDVNGMPGIQDMFFVSAPTINLFGAVSTDEQRGGELTPLFTRIINSIPGMYGVSIQASIFEQGLGKGRVIDVDFSGPSLERLVAAAGTMFGMTMQEIPGAQVRPVPSLELLYPEIRLMPERDRVRAAGMSTEDLGVAVDVILDGRKIGDFKEDGKKKVDLVLKGSVTDIATPEDLLDALVAVPNGWAVPVSSLVNVERTYSMNQIRHLERQRTVSLQVTPPTDMPLQQAMEIIENSMIPKVREMGLLDGLTVRLAGAADKLTVTREALQWNFLLAIIITYLLMSALFGNFVYPLIILFTIPLASAGGFLGLKLENWFIAAQPLDILTMLGFVILIGVVVNNAILIVHQSLGNVREHGMDYKEAILDATRTRLRPIYMSATTSLFGMLPLAVAPGPGSELYRGLGSVVLGGLALSTVFTIFVIPALLMFAIPMEKPGKR; encoded by the coding sequence GTGGATATCGTCAAAGCCGCCATCGAGAAGCCGGTCGCCGTCCTCGTGGGCGTCATTCTCATCGTCATGTTCGGCTATATCTCCCTGCGCACGCTGCCCTACCAGTTGTCGCCGGACGTGACCGAGCCGGTCATCACCGTCACCACCACCTGGCCTGGCGCCACGCCCTACGAGATCGAGCGCGACATCATCGAGGAGCAGGAAAAGGTGCTCAAGGGCATCCCCGGCCTGACCGAGATGGAAAGCTCAAGCTACAACGGGCAGGCCGAGCTGACCCTGACCTTCGAGATCGGCGTCAACGTGGACACCGCGCTGCTGCGCGTCTCCAACAAGCTCGACGAGGTGCCGGAATACCCGGACAACACAGACCGCCCGGTGGTCTCGGCCACGGGCGCGTCCACCTCGCCGGTCATCTGGATGGTCATGCGCACCCTGCCGGGCAATGAACGCGACGTGCAGACCTACCGGACCTTCTTCGAGGACGAGGTGCGCCAGTACATCGAGCGCGTGCCCGGCGTGGCCGACCTCTTCGTGGGCGGCGGGCGGGACAACGAGATGCAGATCATCCTCGATCCGGTCCAGCTGGCCGCCTACAACCTGACCATTCCCCAGCTCTCCGGCATCCTCCAGAAGGAGAACGTCTCCATCTCGGCGGGCAACCTCGGCGTGGGGCGGCGCGACTACCGCATCCGCACCCCTGCCGAGTTCAAGACCCCGGAGGACATCGAGCGCATCGTCATCTCCTCTTCGGGCCAGCACAGGGTCATGCTGAGCGACGTGGCCAAGGTCAGGCACGGCAACGAGAAGCACTCCGTGGCCATGCTCCACAACGGCGTGCCGGGCATGGCTGTCGGCGTCAAGCCCGAGCCGGGCACCAACGTCATTGCCATGACCGACTCGGTCAAGACGGTGGTGGACGACCTCAATGAGAAAATCCTCAAGGACAACGGCGTCACCCTCCAGTGGGTCTACGATCAGCGGCCCTACATCAACGGCGCCATCGATCTGGTCCAGCAGAACATCATGATCGGCTCGGTCCTGGCCATCGTGGTCCTGTTCGTCTTTTTGCAGTCGTTCTCGTCCACCCTCATCGTGGCCCTGTCCATCCCCATTTCCATCATCGGCTCGTTCATCATCTTTTCGGCGGCGGGCCGCTCGCTCAACGTCGTGTCCATGGCGGGCATCAGCTTTGCGGTGGGCATGCTCGTGGACAACGCCATCGTGGTGCTGGAGAACATCGACCGGCACCGGCGGCTGGGCAAGGGAGCCGTGGCCGCGGCCTACGATGGCACCAGGGAGGTCTGGGGGGCTGTCGTGGCCTCGACCCTGACCACCGTGGCCGTGTTCCTGCCCGTGGTCTTCATGGAGCAGGAGGCCGGGCAGCTCTTCAAGGACATCGCCATCGCGGTCACCTGCGCCATCACCCTGTCTCTGTTCGTGTCCGTGCTGGTCATCCCCATGCTGGCGCGCCAGCTTTACGGCGTGGCCGAGCGGCGGGCCCTGGCCGCGGGACCGGGCGGCGAGGCTGCCGCGCCCAGGCTCTCGAGAATTAAGCGGGCGCTGATTCCGCTGACGAAACTGGGTGGTCGGGCCTCGGACATGATCATCAACCTGCTCGACAAGGCCATCACCCTGCCGCGCAACCGCATCATCACCGTAGCGGCTCTGACCGCCGCCTCGGTATTCATCGCCTGGTCGTTCTTCCCCAAGATGGAGTACCTGCCCCAGGGCAACCGCAACCTGGTCATCTCCATCCTTATCCCCCCGCCGGGCCTCTCCTATGAGGAGCGGCTGGGCATGGGCGAATATGTCTGGGAGCAGAGCGAGCCGCATTTCATGACCGATGTCAACGGTATGCCTGGGATTCAGGACATGTTCTTCGTGTCCGCGCCCACCATCAACCTGTTTGGCGCGGTGTCCACGGACGAGCAGCGGGGCGGCGAGTTGACGCCGCTGTTTACGCGCATTATCAATTCCATTCCGGGCATGTACGGCGTGTCCATCCAGGCGTCCATCTTCGAGCAGGGGCTTGGCAAGGGCCGCGTCATCGACGTGGATTTTTCCGGCCCGAGCCTGGAGCGCCTCGTGGCCGCCGCCGGGACCATGTTCGGCATGACCATGCAGGAGATTCCCGGTGCGCAGGTGCGCCCGGTGCCTTCCCTTGAGCTGCTGTATCCGGAAATCCGCCTGATGCCGGAGCGCGACCGGGTCCGGGCTGCGGGCATGTCCACCGAGGACCTGGGCGTGGCCGTGGATGTCATCCTCGATGGCCGCAAGATCGGCGACTTCAAGGAGGACGGGAAGAAGAAGGTGGACCTCGTGCTCAAGGGGTCGGTCACGGACATTGCCACTCCTGAGGATCTGCTCGACGCCCTGGTGGCGGTGCCCAACGGCTGGGCCGTGCCGGTCAGCTCCCTGGTCAATGTCGAGCGCACCTATTCCATGAACCAGATCAGGCACCTGGAACGCCAGCGCACGGTCTCGCTCCAGGTGACGCCGCCGACCGACATGCCCCTGCAACAGGCCATGGAGATCATCGAGAACTCCATGATCCCCAAGGTGCGCGAGATGGGGCTGCTCGACGGCCTGACCGTGCGTCTTGCCGGTGCGGCAGACAAGCTGACCGTGACCCGCGAGGCCTTGCAGTGGAACTTCCTGCTGGCCATCATCATCACCTATCTGCTCATGTCCGCCCTGTTCGGCAACTTTGTCTACCCGCTGATCATCCTGTTCACCATCCCGCTCGCGAGCGCGGGCGGGTTTCTGGGACTCAAGCTCGAGAACTGGTTCATCGCGGCCCAGCCGCTGGATATCCTGACCATGCTCGGTTTTGTCATCCTCATCGGCGTGGTGGTCAACAATGCCATCCTCATCGTCCACCAGTCGCTGGGCAACGTCCGCGAGCATGGCATGGACTACAAGGAGGCGATCCTCGACGCCACGCGCACCCGGCTGCGGCCCATCTACATGTCGGCCACCACCTCGCTGTTCGGCATGCTGCCCCTGGCCGTGGCCCCCGGCCCCGGCTCGGAGCTCTACCGCGGCCTCGGCTCGGTCGTGCTTGGCGGCCTTGCGCTGTCCACGGTGTTCACCATCTTCGTCATTCCCGCGCTCCTCATGTTCGCCATCCCCATGGAAAAGCCTGGGAAGCGATAA
- the msrB gene encoding peptide-methionine (R)-S-oxide reductase MsrB produces MAGKRIILSAAALAASLVMALAGLSAWGEASRENSMSNAEKVEVATLAGGCFWCVESDMARLPGVVRAVSGYAGGTGAEATYEAVSTGRTGHREAVQVFFDPEKVSYAEVLDHYWKCFDPTDEDGSFGDRGPQYESAIFVHDEEQRVMAEASKRALEESGRFDSPVVTPILPFTTFYEAEAYHQDYSRQCPLRYKAYRTMSGRDRFVRDTWGRDVHAPVKAGSDGWRGFVRPDDATLRRSLTPLQFEVTRREGTEPPFDNEYWDNHRDGIYVDAVSGEPLFSSADKFDSGSGWPSFTRPLAEDAVVTRRDASLLAVRTEVRSRLADSHLGHVFDDGPKPGGLRYCINSAALRFVPAQSLAAEGYGEYADLFK; encoded by the coding sequence ATGGCCGGAAAACGAATCATCCTGAGTGCGGCGGCACTGGCCGCGTCGTTGGTCATGGCGCTGGCCGGGCTGTCGGCCTGGGGCGAGGCTTCGAGGGAGAATAGCATGAGCAATGCGGAAAAAGTCGAAGTGGCCACCCTGGCGGGCGGCTGCTTCTGGTGCGTGGAGTCCGACATGGCCCGGTTGCCCGGCGTGGTCCGGGCGGTCTCCGGCTATGCGGGCGGGACCGGGGCCGAGGCGACGTATGAAGCGGTCTCCACTGGCAGGACCGGACACCGGGAGGCGGTGCAGGTCTTTTTCGATCCGGAGAAGGTGAGCTATGCCGAGGTGCTGGATCATTACTGGAAGTGTTTTGACCCCACGGACGAGGACGGCTCCTTTGGCGACCGGGGGCCGCAATACGAGTCTGCCATATTCGTGCACGACGAGGAACAGCGGGTGATGGCCGAGGCGTCGAAGCGGGCGCTGGAGGAGTCGGGCCGGTTCGACAGCCCGGTGGTTACGCCCATTCTCCCCTTTACCACGTTTTACGAGGCCGAGGCGTACCACCAGGATTACTCGCGCCAATGCCCCCTGCGCTACAAGGCGTACCGCACCATGTCAGGCAGGGACCGGTTTGTGCGCGACACCTGGGGCAGGGATGTCCACGCGCCTGTCAAGGCCGGATCTGACGGCTGGCGGGGGTTTGTCCGGCCTGATGATGCGACCCTGCGCCGCAGCCTGACCCCGCTGCAATTCGAGGTCACCCGGCGGGAGGGGACCGAGCCTCCCTTTGACAACGAATACTGGGACAATCACCGCGACGGCATCTATGTGGATGCGGTCTCCGGCGAGCCGCTTTTCTCGTCTGCGGACAAGTTCGACTCCGGCTCCGGCTGGCCGAGCTTCACCAGGCCGCTGGCCGAAGACGCCGTGGTGACGCGGCGCGATGCCAGCCTGCTTGCCGTGCGCACCGAGGTGCGCAGCAGGCTGGCCGACTCCCACCTGGGGCATGTCTTTGACGACGGACCAAAGCCCGGAGGCTTGCGCTACTGCATCAATTCGGCAGCCTTGCGCTTTGTGCCCGCCCAGTCCCTGGCCGCCGAGGGCTACGGGGAATACGCGGACCTTTTCAAATAG